Proteins encoded within one genomic window of uncultured Draconibacterium sp.:
- a CDS encoding aminotransferase class I/II-fold pyridoxal phosphate-dependent enzyme, translating into MNPQAAELNSVIQAKSTPVFELLSERGKNIFFPKKGILGQTAEAKGTKINATIGAAIEDDGTPMRLEAVASKINMDPSLVFPYAPSFGRPDIRAKWKSMIYEKNPSLDGVELSLPVVTNALTHGISMAGYMFADAQDEIIVPDLFWGNYNLTLTNAYGCSLGKFNLFKDGGFDLESFEAKLNEGGIGKKTVILNFPNNPSGYTPTEAEQDAIVAIVKKAAEAGNKIVTITDDAYFGLVYEEGIATESIFSQLSQLHENVLAVKVDGATKEDYVWGFRVGFITYGIKGGDAELYSALEAKTAGAIRGNISNAANISQSLLLSAFESEEYTQQKEAKYHIMQKRYDAVKAALTEEKYKECFEAIPYNSGYFMCVQLAEGLVGEEVRQLLIKKYGIGLIALGNVLRIAFSAVAAADVKEMFNGIYNACKDCKK; encoded by the coding sequence ATGAATCCACAGGCTGCTGAACTTAACAGCGTAATTCAAGCGAAAAGCACACCCGTTTTTGAACTGCTTTCTGAAAGAGGAAAGAACATTTTCTTCCCTAAAAAAGGAATTCTGGGACAAACAGCTGAAGCTAAAGGAACAAAGATTAATGCAACCATTGGAGCCGCAATTGAGGACGACGGAACACCTATGCGACTGGAAGCTGTGGCTTCAAAGATCAATATGGATCCATCGCTGGTTTTTCCTTATGCGCCAAGTTTTGGCCGGCCCGATATCAGGGCAAAATGGAAAAGCATGATCTATGAAAAAAACCCGTCACTTGATGGAGTTGAGTTGAGTCTGCCGGTAGTTACCAACGCACTTACGCACGGTATCAGTATGGCAGGTTATATGTTTGCCGATGCTCAAGATGAAATTATTGTTCCCGATCTTTTCTGGGGGAACTACAACCTAACGCTTACAAATGCTTACGGTTGTTCGCTGGGCAAATTCAATCTTTTTAAAGATGGTGGTTTCGATTTGGAATCATTTGAAGCCAAATTGAACGAAGGCGGAATCGGTAAAAAAACAGTTATTCTGAATTTCCCGAATAATCCATCGGGTTATACACCAACTGAAGCAGAGCAGGATGCCATTGTAGCCATCGTTAAAAAAGCTGCCGAAGCCGGTAACAAAATCGTTACCATTACCGACGATGCTTATTTCGGATTGGTTTACGAAGAAGGAATTGCTACCGAAAGTATTTTCTCACAGCTTAGCCAGTTACACGAAAATGTGTTGGCCGTAAAAGTTGATGGCGCAACAAAAGAAGATTACGTTTGGGGATTCCGCGTTGGATTTATCACTTACGGAATTAAAGGTGGCGATGCCGAATTATATAGCGCACTGGAAGCTAAAACAGCCGGTGCCATTCGTGGAAATATTTCGAATGCTGCCAATATTTCGCAATCGTTGCTGCTTTCAGCTTTCGAGAGCGAAGAATATACACAGCAGAAAGAAGCGAAATACCACATCATGCAAAAACGTTACGATGCGGTAAAAGCAGCTTTAACAGAAGAAAAGTACAAAGAATGCTTTGAGGCAATTCCATATAACTCGGGCTACTTTATGTGTGTTCAGTTGGCAGAAGGATTGGTTGGAGAAGAAGTTCGCCAGCTGCTGATTAAAAAATACGGAATCGGATTAATTGCACTGGGTAACGTATTACGTATTGCTTTCTCGGCAGTAGCAGCTGCTGATGTAAAAGAAATGTTCAACGGTATTTACAATGCTTGTAAAGACTGTAAAAAATAA
- a CDS encoding beta-phosphoglucomutase family hydrolase produces MQKLEIDPKAKGLIFDLDGTLADTMPVHFVAYQNILGKYGVDYSTKMFLELAGVPAVETIVKINEVYGSSLNPEEVGHEKEAEYERMMHEMKPIEPVVDLVKQYHGKLPIAVGTGGYTRLAWKTLEIIGLKDYIEILVSANDVQNPKPHPETFLRCAEQMGVKPEDCQVFEDGEPGMKAAHAAGMMATLVTDYYDVFKA; encoded by the coding sequence ATGCAAAAATTAGAGATAGATCCTAAAGCCAAAGGTTTAATATTCGATTTAGATGGTACACTGGCCGATACCATGCCGGTACACTTTGTTGCTTACCAGAATATTCTTGGAAAGTACGGTGTCGATTATTCAACAAAAATGTTTTTAGAATTGGCAGGCGTTCCGGCTGTGGAAACCATTGTTAAAATTAATGAGGTTTATGGTTCGTCGCTGAATCCGGAGGAAGTGGGGCATGAAAAAGAAGCCGAATACGAACGTATGATGCACGAAATGAAACCCATCGAGCCTGTTGTTGATTTGGTAAAACAATACCATGGGAAATTACCAATTGCAGTGGGAACCGGTGGTTATACGCGTCTCGCCTGGAAAACGCTCGAAATTATAGGTTTAAAAGATTATATCGAAATACTGGTTTCTGCCAACGATGTGCAAAACCCAAAACCACACCCTGAAACTTTTTTGCGTTGCGCAGAACAGATGGGTGTTAAACCCGAAGATTGCCAGGTTTTCGAAGATGGTGAACCCGGAATGAAAGCCGCACACGCAGCCGGAATGATGGCTACTTTGGTGACTGATTATTATGATGTTTTTAAAGCATAA
- the uvrB gene encoding excinuclease ABC subunit UvrB: protein MDFNVVSDYKPTGDQPEAIRQLVEGVESGERYQTLLGVTGSGKTFTMANVIKEVQRPTLLLSHNKTLAAQLYSEMKQFFPNNAVEYFVSYYDYYQPEAYLPTTDTYIEKDLSINEDIEKLRLSATSALLSGRRDVVVVSSVSCLYGIGNPEDFHANVTKVKIGDEVSRNALLYNFVEALYSRSEVEFKRGNFRVKGDTVDIFPAYADVAYRITFWGDEIEELSSFDPEDGLTIETLDEIVIYPANIFVTTKDRMKSAIHQIQDDLVKQVDFFKEIGKPLEAKRILERTEYDMEMMRELGYCPGVENYSRYFDGRAPGTRPFCLMDYFPDDFLVVIDESHVTIPQIRAMYGGDNSRKTNLVEYGFRLPAAIDNRPLKFEEFETLVNQVVYVSATPADYELAKCEGVVVEQIIRPTGLLDPIIDVRPSTNQIDDLLHEIHIRIDKNERVLVTTLTKRMAEELSKYLVNMGVKTRYIHSDVDTMERIEIMEQLRKGEFDVLVGINLLREGLDLPEVSLVAILDADKEGFLRSERSLTQTAGRAARNLNGMVIMYADKVTDSMQKTIDSTNYRREKQLKYNEENNIVPKAIVKPTREIIGYEYRSDKNQEYEGGMGQPDIAADPVVQYMSVEGLEKAVEKTKKQMQASAKDLDFIEAARLRDEMFALQALIQERKQGKGKK from the coding sequence ATGGATTTTAACGTAGTATCAGATTATAAACCTACCGGAGATCAACCCGAGGCGATAAGGCAACTGGTTGAAGGCGTGGAGAGCGGGGAGCGTTATCAAACCTTGCTGGGGGTAACCGGATCGGGAAAGACATTTACCATGGCCAATGTTATTAAAGAAGTGCAACGCCCTACTTTATTGTTGAGCCATAACAAAACACTGGCCGCTCAGTTGTACAGCGAAATGAAACAGTTTTTCCCCAATAACGCCGTGGAGTATTTTGTTTCGTATTACGACTATTACCAGCCCGAAGCGTATTTACCAACCACCGATACTTACATTGAAAAAGACCTCTCGATTAATGAGGATATTGAAAAACTACGTTTGAGTGCAACCTCAGCCTTGCTGTCGGGGCGGCGCGATGTTGTGGTGGTTTCATCTGTTTCGTGTTTATATGGAATTGGAAACCCCGAAGATTTTCATGCTAACGTTACGAAGGTAAAAATTGGCGACGAAGTTTCGCGAAATGCTTTGTTGTACAATTTTGTTGAAGCGTTGTATAGTAGGAGCGAAGTAGAGTTTAAAAGAGGCAATTTCAGGGTGAAAGGCGATACGGTTGACATTTTTCCTGCGTACGCCGATGTGGCTTACCGTATAACTTTTTGGGGCGATGAAATTGAAGAATTGTCTAGCTTCGATCCGGAAGACGGACTAACCATCGAAACACTGGATGAGATTGTTATTTACCCGGCAAATATTTTCGTTACCACAAAAGACCGCATGAAATCGGCCATTCATCAAATTCAGGATGATTTGGTAAAGCAGGTGGATTTTTTCAAAGAAATTGGAAAGCCGCTGGAAGCCAAACGTATTTTGGAACGTACCGAATACGATATGGAAATGATGCGTGAACTGGGTTATTGTCCGGGAGTGGAAAACTACTCGCGTTATTTTGATGGGCGCGCACCCGGCACACGTCCTTTCTGTTTGATGGATTATTTCCCCGACGATTTTCTGGTGGTAATTGACGAAAGCCATGTTACCATTCCGCAAATACGTGCCATGTATGGCGGCGATAATTCAAGAAAAACAAACTTAGTAGAATACGGATTTCGTTTGCCTGCCGCTATTGATAACCGCCCGCTGAAGTTTGAAGAATTTGAAACGCTGGTCAATCAGGTAGTTTATGTAAGTGCTACTCCTGCCGACTATGAGCTGGCAAAATGCGAAGGTGTTGTGGTTGAACAGATCATCCGGCCAACAGGTTTGCTGGATCCGATAATCGATGTGCGTCCAAGCACGAATCAGATTGACGATTTATTGCATGAAATTCATATTCGTATCGATAAAAATGAGCGTGTACTGGTGACCACCCTTACCAAAAGGATGGCCGAAGAACTCTCGAAATACCTGGTGAATATGGGCGTGAAAACCCGCTACATTCACTCTGATGTTGATACCATGGAACGCATTGAAATTATGGAGCAACTGCGAAAAGGAGAGTTTGATGTGTTGGTTGGTATTAACCTGCTACGTGAAGGACTTGATTTGCCGGAGGTTTCCCTTGTTGCTATTTTGGATGCGGATAAGGAAGGCTTTTTACGCTCCGAAAGATCGTTGACACAGACGGCAGGACGTGCAGCGCGTAACCTGAATGGAATGGTAATTATGTATGCCGATAAAGTTACCGACTCGATGCAAAAGACCATTGACTCGACTAACTACCGCCGCGAGAAACAGTTGAAATACAATGAAGAAAATAACATCGTACCAAAAGCAATTGTGAAACCAACACGCGAGATTATTGGTTACGAATACCGTAGCGACAAAAATCAGGAGTACGAAGGCGGAATGGGGCAGCCCGATATTGCTGCCGATCCCGTTGTGCAGTACATGAGTGTTGAGGGACTGGAAAAAGCGGTGGAAAAAACGAAAAAACAAATGCAGGCATCGGCTAAAGACCTTGACTTTATTGAGGCCGCCCGTTTACGCGATGAGATGTTTGCTTTGCAGGCTTTAATTCAGGAACGTAAACAAGGTAAAGGGAAAAAGTAA
- a CDS encoding Yip1 family protein yields MEFSFSKLLSDVKLILVNPNGFWVEQKETDDSKKLWLSYLLPIALTGAVAVFIGEFFKRTDFFIQFPLLKAAREILLFVLQYFISVFFTNELMKTFGGEKNVDLARKLVVYSMTPMLLVSVITGLFPFLYVVDILGVYSFYLFWIGAKELLTFPENKEQSYILITIVVNFFIFSFLSVFLSKLLLIF; encoded by the coding sequence ATGGAATTTTCATTTTCAAAACTTTTAAGTGACGTTAAGCTGATACTTGTAAATCCGAATGGATTTTGGGTGGAGCAGAAAGAAACGGACGACAGTAAAAAACTATGGCTGTCTTACTTGTTGCCAATTGCATTGACCGGGGCAGTTGCTGTTTTTATTGGCGAGTTCTTTAAACGCACCGATTTTTTTATTCAGTTCCCCTTATTAAAAGCAGCTCGCGAAATTTTGCTTTTTGTTCTGCAATACTTTATCAGTGTGTTTTTTACCAATGAGTTGATGAAGACTTTTGGCGGAGAAAAGAATGTTGATTTGGCGCGGAAACTGGTTGTATATTCGATGACACCAATGCTTTTGGTATCGGTAATTACCGGTTTGTTCCCGTTTTTATACGTCGTCGATATTCTTGGAGTTTACAGTTTTTACCTGTTTTGGATAGGTGCAAAAGAGTTGCTGACTTTTCCTGAGAACAAGGAACAGAGCTATATTTTAATCACAATTGTGGTTAACTTTTTTATATTTAGTTTTTTAAGTGTATTCTTGTCGAAACTGCTACTGATTTTTTAA
- the smpB gene encoding SsrA-binding protein SmpB yields MSHKPQQNISIKNRKASFNYELIERFVAGLKLVGTEIKSIRNGKVNLTDSYCTLIRGEMYVINLHIAEYELGTINNHIAKRDRKLLLNKKEIEKLDKKVKESGLTIVPTKLFVNDRGLAKLEIALARGKKTYDKRETLKTKDAKRDIDRAMKF; encoded by the coding sequence ATGTCACATAAGCCACAGCAAAATATTAGCATAAAGAACCGTAAAGCCTCATTTAATTATGAGCTTATCGAGCGTTTTGTGGCCGGACTGAAGTTGGTTGGAACCGAGATTAAATCCATCCGCAACGGGAAAGTTAATCTCACCGATTCGTACTGCACGCTTATCAGAGGCGAAATGTATGTGATAAATCTGCACATTGCCGAATACGAACTGGGCACTATAAATAATCATATTGCCAAGCGCGACCGAAAATTATTGCTCAACAAAAAGGAAATTGAAAAGCTCGATAAAAAGGTAAAAGAATCGGGGCTTACTATTGTTCCCACAAAACTGTTTGTTAACGACCGTGGTCTGGCAAAACTCGAAATTGCCCTCGCTCGTGGTAAAAAAACATACGATAAACGCGAGACACTAAAAACCAAAGACGCCAAACGCGACATCGATCGGGCGATGAAATTCTAG
- a CDS encoding lipoprotein, translating into MKKILFAVIALLILASCTDEDKKQKVEIDSTYENVRVEIIE; encoded by the coding sequence ATGAAAAAAATCCTCTTTGCTGTAATCGCACTGCTCATTCTCGCATCGTGTACCGATGAAGATAAGAAACAAAAAGTCGAGATTGATTCGACATATGAAAATGTAAGAGTAGAAATCATTGAATAA
- a CDS encoding 3'-5' exonuclease → MLKNLNIEEILFLDIETVPLAPEYTELNEKWQQLWERKMQFQINDGKLPHELYERAGIYAEFGKIACISAGYVVQKKGEPYFRVKSFYDDDEKKLIQNFFNALDSFARAGKRRLCAHNGQEFDFPYISRRALVNNLTLPKVLDIAGAKPWEVKDVLIDTLQLWKFGDYKHYTSLSLLCELFNIPTPKDDIDGSQVAKVYWEENDIDRIVTYCEKDTMAVANLLLKYKGDKIIPFENLESV, encoded by the coding sequence ATGCTTAAAAACTTAAACATCGAAGAGATTCTTTTTCTCGACATCGAGACCGTTCCGCTTGCACCGGAATATACCGAGCTAAACGAAAAATGGCAACAACTTTGGGAGCGCAAAATGCAATTCCAGATCAACGATGGCAAACTACCGCACGAGCTGTACGAGCGCGCCGGAATTTATGCCGAGTTTGGTAAGATCGCCTGCATTTCGGCCGGTTATGTTGTTCAGAAAAAAGGAGAACCTTATTTTCGTGTGAAATCGTTTTACGATGACGATGAGAAAAAGCTGATCCAGAATTTCTTTAATGCATTGGATAGTTTTGCGCGTGCCGGTAAACGCCGACTTTGTGCGCACAATGGTCAGGAGTTCGATTTCCCGTACATTTCGAGAAGAGCTCTGGTGAATAATTTAACGCTTCCGAAAGTGCTCGACATTGCCGGTGCCAAACCCTGGGAAGTAAAAGATGTTTTGATCGATACCCTGCAACTATGGAAATTTGGCGACTATAAACATTATACTTCTTTATCGTTGTTGTGCGAGCTGTTTAATATTCCCACACCAAAAGACGATATCGATGGTAGCCAGGTGGCCAAAGTTTACTGGGAAGAAAACGATATTGACCGCATTGTAACCTACTGCGAAAAAGACACAATGGCCGTTGCCAACCTACTGCTAAAATACAAAGGCGATAAAATTATTCCGTTTGAGAATTTAGAGAGCGTTTAA
- the udk gene encoding uridine kinase → MLVIGIAGGTGSGKTTVVKKISEKFCDNEVAILSHDSYYYDNSDLSLEERRQKNFDHPDSIEFDLMIDHVKKLKQGLSIEEPVYSFISCTRQKETNIVEPKHVLIIEGILCLTNAALRDLMDIKVYVDCDSDVRLARVIQRDIQERGRDVEQVLKRYKKTVRPSHIQFIEPTKRYADIIVPQGGKNKIAIQILTNHILQTLNKT, encoded by the coding sequence ATGCTGGTAATTGGCATTGCAGGCGGCACGGGTTCGGGAAAAACTACGGTTGTAAAAAAAATTAGCGAAAAGTTTTGTGATAACGAGGTGGCGATACTTTCACACGACTCATATTACTACGATAACAGTGATCTTTCGTTGGAAGAACGCAGACAAAAAAACTTCGACCACCCCGATTCTATCGAGTTCGACTTAATGATCGACCACGTAAAAAAACTTAAACAGGGATTATCGATTGAAGAACCGGTATATTCATTTATCAGCTGCACAAGACAAAAAGAAACAAATATTGTTGAACCAAAACACGTGTTGATAATTGAAGGAATTTTGTGCCTTACCAATGCAGCATTACGCGATTTGATGGACATAAAAGTTTATGTTGATTGCGACTCGGATGTTCGGCTGGCACGCGTAATACAGCGCGATATTCAAGAGCGTGGCCGGGATGTTGAGCAGGTGTTGAAACGCTACAAAAAAACGGTTCGCCCAAGCCACATACAGTTTATTGAACCAACAAAACGTTACGCCGATATTATTGTTCCACAAGGTGGCAAGAACAAAATTGCCATCCAAATTTTAACTAATCACATACTACAAACCTTAAACAAAACCTGA